One stretch of Acropora muricata isolate sample 2 chromosome 12, ASM3666990v1, whole genome shotgun sequence DNA includes these proteins:
- the LOC136893342 gene encoding uncharacterized protein, producing the protein MAEQNYRLRCGSTSTTFQIYRLLANDADSLVANGNFRLTTCAYLHLIITLSPSNSHFDFKSPTEYSSSNLTKRTELFKMKRKSLHSDRKKKRERCRQRCGHCQQLLSHSQYHHHRRLYYNSSLEQWKTVEDIKRSSVPDVLGSSSSGSESEDETAFGPATCIPDLPGSDSDDCTESDSYNGGKQGQEESDSLSDEQSSSHEDAGTDYVDSDQSDIEEFLNSEEVELPQPLPPKTSQQHTQIILTWLVYFVLVWQYKNYISDNAIEQVLKFVQQFLFCIGQLIKDHTDLCLVLATNLPTTLYSARKMLKIDRDNFIQYVVCPRCTKLYLMDDIVVNDCRQTFARTCEHVAFPQSRRPRTCGSQLARKVVVRNGGIKFYALKTYCYKSIIDSLESLLKRPGMEEDCEKWRTRTIREELYADVYDGKIWKQFGNWKGSKPFLNLPRSFGLMMNVDWFQPFKHRNDFSVGVIYMVLMNLPRSSRFKRENVILVGVIPALDHEPKSLNHFLEPAVNELNALWKGVKVNTYQSPSSAVEIMAAVLCFASDIPAARKLCGFLGHSAKRGCSHCYKIFPGGFGEPRNYSGFDDRDQWPKRSSEQHRRDANRVKNCKSQNASDKLASQLGCRYTYLLELPYYASIEMCIIDPMHNLFLGTAKRVFTKWIEGEIITKEGLQTIQARMDEISSLSDIGRLPGNISSNYGGYTAAQWKNFVLLFSMYALKDVLPEQHLHYWQSFVLACRLLCRPCINKTDLTVADWKLLHFLKEYEKINGVLSITPNMHLHLHLKECVENYGSIYGFWLFSFERYNGILGSYHTNNKTVEIQIMRKFMTSGTLANMQYSLPAQYSDHFLPSCKAQLESKERYSETSLLPQLMLASCGPLRGKESVWADLTSVCFESSYKLASLDQSELSTLLKVYLTLYPKETEGSLKLSMLYKKYKSLAVGGERYGSTAGSRHCPYARIIASWCGNNGIVNPGMMRPGIIRYFIVHSVEINGQQNIHVFAVVDWLTSSEQDFGYGNPLSVWLAKDFENAGPAVFLPVQRIHSKFLSADKLYSGQNYLVVSPICRRILL; encoded by the exons ATGGCAGAACAAAATTACAGGCTGCGGTGCGGTTCCACGTCGACaacttttcaaatttaccgCCTTCTGGCAAACGACGCTGACTCACTTGTTGCCAATGGTAACTTTCGGTTGACCACATGCGCATATTTGCATCTCATCATCACTCTGTCTCCTTCGAATTCACACTTCGATTTTAAATCTCCTACGGAATATTCATCCTCCAACCTCACGAAGAGAACGGaattatttaaaatgaaaaggaaaagtttGCATTCAGATCGCAAGAAGAAGCGTGAAAGGTGTAGGCAACGGTGTGGTCATTGCCAGCAGTTACTTAGTCATTCTCAGTATCATCACCATCGTAGACTTTATTACAACTCAAGTCTCGAACAGTGGAAAACAGTTGAAGATATCAAAAGATCATCTGTTCCTGACGTGCTTGGATCAAGTTCTAGTGGAAGCGAATCCGAAG ATGAAACTGCATTTGGACCAGCTACATGTATACCAGATCTTCCTGGGAGTGATTCAG ATGACTGCACTGAATCTGACTCTTACAATGGTGGCAAACAG ggCCAAGAAGAGTCAGACAGCCTTTCTGATGAGCAAAGTAGCAGCCATGAAGATGCTGGTACAGATTATGTGGACTCAGACCAAAGCGATATTGAGGAATTTCTTAATTCTGAGGAGGTAGAACTGCCACAGCCTTTACCACCAAAAACAAGTCAGCAGCATACACAGATCATTTTGACATGGCTTGTATATTTTGTGTTAGTGTGGCAATATAAGAACTATATAAGTGACAATGCCATTGAGCAAGTTCTGAAATTTGTACAACAATTCTTGTTTTGCATTGGTCAACTGATCAAGGATCATACAGACTTATGTTTAGTTCTTGCAACAAATCTTCCAACCACCCTCTACTCAGCAagaaagatgttgaaaattgatCGGGACAACTTTATACAGTATGTGGTGTGTCCAAGATGCACAAAACTTTATCTCATGGATGACATTGTAGTGAATGATTGTCGCCAAACATTTGCAAGGACTTGTGAACATGTTGCTTTTCCACAATCAAGACGACCCAGAACATGTGGTTCACAGCTTGCACGGAAAGTTGTAGTGAGAAATGGTGGCATCAAGTTTTATGCTCTTAAGACATATTGCTATAAGAGCATTATTGATTCCCTGGAGTCATTACTTAAACGCCCAGGAATGGAGGAGGATTGTGAGAAATGGCGTACAAGAACAATCAGGGAGGAATTGTATGCAGATGTCTATGATGGAAAAATATGGAAACAGTTTGGCAACTGGAAGGGTAGTAAGCCTTTCCTTAATTTGCCTCGATCATTTGGCCTAATGATGAATGTAGACTGGTTTCAGCCATTCAAGCATCGAAACGACTTTTCGGTTGGAGTCATTTACATGGTGTTAATGAATTTGCCAAGGAGTTCCCGCTTCAAGAGAGAAAATGTCATACTTGTAGGTGTCATCCCGGCCTTAGACCATGAGCCGAAATCCCTAAATCACTTTCTTGAGCCAGCTGTCAATGAACTCAATGCCCTCTGGAAGGGAGTCAAGGTAAACACTTATCAAAGCCCATCTAGTGCTGTGGAAATTATGGCAGCAGTGTTGTGTTTTGCATCTGACATTCCAGCAGCACGGAAACTTTGCGGATTCCTTGGACACAGTGCAAAGAGAGGCTGTTCTCATTGCTACAAGATCTTTCCGGGAGGCTTTGGAGAACCAAGGAACTACAGTGGCTTTGACGACCGCGATCAGTGGCCAAAAAGATCCTCTGAACAGCATAGAAGAGATGCAAACAGGGTTAAGAACTGTAAATCTCAGAATGCTTCTGATAAGCTAGCAAGCCAACTTGGATGCAGATACACATATCTGTTAGAGCTCCCTTATTATGCAAGTATCGAGATGTGTATTATTGACCCAATGCATAACTTGTTTCTTGGAACAGCCAAAAGGGTCTTTACTAAATGGATTGAAGGTGAGATAATCACCAAAGAAGGACTGCAGACCATTCAAGCAAGGATGGATGAAATTTCATCCTTATCAGACATTGGTAGATTACCTGGAAACATCAGTTCTAATTATGGTGGATACACTGCCGCCCAGTGGAAAAACTTTGTTCTTCTATTTTCAATGTATGCTCTGAAGGATGTGCTTCCTGAACAACATCTTCATTATTGGCAATCCTTTGTTTTAGCCTGCCGTCTACTCTGCAGACCCTGCATAAATAAGACAGACTTGACGGTTGCAGATTGGAAATTGTTGCATTTTCTCAAGGAGTATGAGAAAATTAATGGAGTACTGTCAATAACACCCAATATGCATCTCCACCTGCACCTCAAAGAGTGTGTGGAAAATTACGGGAGTATTTATGGATTTTGGCTGTTCAGCTTTGAAAGATATAATGGCATTTTAGGATCTTACCACACAAATAACAAGACTGTAGAAATACAAATCATGCGGAAGTTTATGACCTCTGGAACTTTGGCAAATATGCAATACAGTCTACCAGCACAGTACAGTGATCATTTCCTGCCCAGCTGCAAAGCACAGCTTGAATCCAAAGAGAGATACAGTGAAACCAGTCTCTTACCGCAGCTAATGCTTGCATCCTGTGGTCCTTTACGCGGCAAAGAATCTGTGTGGGCAGATTTGACATCAGTTTGTTTTGAGAGCTCATACAAGCTGGCAagtcttgaccaatcagaattgagtaCATTGCTTAAAGTATACCTCACCTTATATCCAAAAGAAACAGAGGGATCACTGAAATTGTCCATGCTTTACAAGAAGTATAAGTCTTTAGCAGTTGGTGGTGAGAGGTATGGTTCAACAGCAGGTTCTAGGCATTGCCCATATGCTCGAATAATTGCTTCATGGTGTGGCAACAATGGCATTGTTAACCCTGGAATGATGAGGCCTGGAATTATTCGCTATTTCATTGTTCACAGTGTAGAGATCAACGGACAACAGAACATTCATGTGTTTGCTGTTGTGGACTGGTTGACGTCATCAGAGCAAGACTTCGGCTATGGGAATCCCCTGTCTGTTTGGCTTGCTAAAGACTTTGAGAATGCTGGACCAGCAGTTTTCTTGCCCGTCCAGAGAATCCACTCCAAATTTTTATCTGCTGATAAACTTTATTCTGGACAGAATTACTTAGTTGTATCTCCCATTTGCAGGAGAATCTTGctttaa
- the LOC136893343 gene encoding transcriptional regulator ATRX homolog — MDSSNTENQEIRVLDPETPRAAPRDTEIIRASENDGDLVRKLLAEVSKIHDENKQLRKEIEDLKKKRETKLSQKSRDYDSECSNAVRKVYKELVKQHEQQEDGENQPAFDFSVSFDSSSNEAMAKKLVSEVQAVYGKNKWMKSTIKAAVHQHWRSMRDDKTRKTNNSFEKHRRQIKRSNRLKRKLSRRLSCLNNSAVLSEGDKRRAQEILSSPDALHYISSEESCEDDAVEPRSGPRPRKIRKLSWEKSKLRNIKAKLDEAYLAGLTEKQRRTTARVNRTDEESPRPHPTNGPRWAVRSD; from the exons ATGGATTCATCAAACACAGAAAACCAAGAGATCAGAGTTTTAGATCCCGAAACCCCAAGAGCTGCACCGCGAGATACAGAAATCATCCGAGCTTCAGAGAATGATGGTGATCTTGTGCGAAAACTACTGGCAGAGGTTTCGAAGATTCATGACGAAAATAAGCAGTTAAGGAAGGAGATAGAAGATCTAAAGAAAAAACGAGAGACAAAACTGTCACAGAAATCGAGAGATTACGATTCTGAGTGCTCG AATGCTGTCAGGAAAGTCTACAAAGAACTTGTGAAGCAACATGAACAACAGGAGGATGGGGAGAATCAGCCAGCATTTGATTTTAGTGTCAG CTTCGACAGTTCATCAAATGAAGCCATGGCCAAGAAACTCGTAAGTGAAGTCCAGGCAGTTTATGGAAAGAACAAGTGGATGAAGTCTACCATCAAAG CTGCTGTTCATCAGCATTGGAGATCCATGCGGGatgacaaaacaaggaaaacaaacaacagcttTGAGAAGCACCGAAGGCAAATCAAGAGGAGCAATCGTTTAAAGAGG aaacttTCTCGACGACTGTCGTGTCTAAACAACTCGGCAGTGCTGTCTGAAGGAGACAAGAGAAGGGCACAAGAAATTCTGTCTTCCCCAGACGCGTTACACTATATCTCGTCGGAGGAAAGTTGCGAAGACGACGCAGTGGAACCAAGGAGTGGTCCAAGACCGCGAAAGATCAGAAAGCTGTCATGGGAGAAAAgcaaactgaggaatatcaAAGCGAAACTAGATGAGGCGTATTTGGCTGGACTAACTGAGAAGCAGCGTCGCACAACTGCACGTGTCAACCGGACTGACGAGGAATCACCACGCCCCCACCCAACTAACGGCCCTCGTTGGGCAGTCCGTAGCGACTAA